In Candidatus Paceibacterota bacterium, one genomic interval encodes:
- a CDS encoding metal-sensing transcriptional repressor, whose product MIEPYKSKVQLNLKKAQGQINLLQKMIDDKRYCVDVAQQVNATIGLLKRANDLILEGHLNSCAAHKLNSKKKEERESFVKELIKNFKITS is encoded by the coding sequence ATGATAGAACCGTATAAAAGCAAAGTGCAGCTGAATTTAAAAAAGGCGCAGGGACAGATAAATCTTCTGCAGAAGATGATCGATGATAAAAGATACTGCGTTGATGTCGCTCAGCAGGTAAACGCCACCATCGGTCTATTGAAAAGAGCCAATGATCTGATTCTGGAGGGGCATCTTAATTCTTGTGCGGCTCACAAGCTGAATTCCAAGAAAAAAGAAGAACGTGAAAGTTTTGTGAAAGAACTAATTAAGAATTTCAAGATCACCAGCTGA